A single window of Pectobacterium parmentieri DNA harbors:
- the ftsZ gene encoding cell division protein FtsZ: MFEPMELTNDAVIKVIGVGGGGGNAVEHMVRERIEGVEFFAVNTDAQALRKTAVGQTIQIGSGITKGLGAGANPEVGRNSAEEDREALRSALEGADMVFIAAGMGGGTGTGAAPVVAEVAKDLGILTVAVVTKPFNFEGKKRMAFAEQGIAELSKHVDSLITIPNDKLLKVLGRGISLLDAFGAANDVLKGAVQGIAELITRPGLMNVDFADVRTVMSEMGYAMMGSGVARGEDRAEEAAEMAISSPLLEDIDLSGARGVLVNITAGFDLRLDEFETVGNTIRAFASDNATVVIGTSLDPEMNDELRVTVVATGIGMDKRPEITLVTNKQASQPVMDHRYQQHGMTPLAQEKPAAKVVNDQNPQTNKEPDYLDIPAFLRKQAD; encoded by the coding sequence ATGTTTGAACCAATGGAATTAACCAACGACGCGGTGATTAAAGTCATCGGCGTCGGTGGCGGCGGTGGTAATGCCGTCGAACACATGGTGCGCGAGCGCATCGAAGGCGTAGAGTTTTTTGCGGTCAACACGGATGCGCAGGCATTACGTAAAACAGCGGTTGGCCAGACGATTCAGATCGGTAGCGGTATCACAAAAGGTCTGGGTGCAGGCGCTAACCCGGAAGTTGGCCGTAATTCGGCTGAAGAAGATCGTGAAGCATTGCGTTCAGCGCTGGAAGGTGCGGACATGGTGTTTATCGCCGCAGGTATGGGCGGTGGTACAGGGACCGGCGCTGCACCGGTTGTGGCTGAAGTAGCCAAAGACCTGGGCATTCTGACCGTCGCTGTGGTGACCAAGCCTTTCAATTTTGAAGGCAAAAAGCGTATGGCGTTTGCGGAGCAGGGTATCGCCGAGCTGTCTAAGCACGTCGACTCGCTGATCACCATTCCAAACGACAAACTGTTGAAAGTGCTCGGGCGTGGTATTTCCCTGCTGGATGCATTTGGTGCAGCAAATGACGTACTGAAAGGCGCGGTGCAGGGCATTGCTGAGCTGATCACACGTCCGGGTCTGATGAACGTCGACTTTGCAGACGTGCGTACCGTGATGTCCGAAATGGGTTATGCCATGATGGGCTCCGGCGTTGCACGCGGTGAAGACCGTGCAGAAGAAGCGGCTGAAATGGCGATCTCCAGCCCACTGTTGGAAGATATCGATCTTTCTGGTGCGCGTGGCGTGTTGGTTAACATCACGGCGGGCTTTGACCTGCGTCTGGATGAGTTCGAGACGGTAGGTAACACTATCCGTGCATTTGCATCTGACAATGCGACTGTGGTGATTGGTACGTCGCTTGACCCAGAAATGAATGATGAACTGCGTGTGACGGTTGTTGCAACGGGTATCGGCATGGACAAACGTCCTGAGATTACTCTGGTGACGAACAAGCAGGCCAGCCAGCCTGTGATGGATCATCGTTATCAGCAACACGGTATGACGCCGCTGGCGCAGGAAAAACCGGCTGCCAAAGTGGTTAACGACCAGAATCCGCAGACGAATAAAGAGCCAGACTATCTGGATATTCCAGCGTTTCTACGTAAGCAGGCAGACTAA
- the ftsA gene encoding cell division protein FtsA — translation MIKSTDRKLVVGLEIGTAKVAALVGEVLPDGMVNIIGVGSCPSRGMDKGGVNDLESVVKCVQRAIDQAELMADCQISSVYLALSGKHISCQNEIGMVPISEEEVTQEDVESVVHTAKSVRVRDEHRVLHVIPQEYAIDYQEGIKNPVGLSGVRMQAKVHLITCHNDMAKNIVKAVERCGLKVDQLIFAGLASSYAVLTEDERELGVCVVDIGGGTMDIAVYTGGALRHTKVIPYAGNVVTSDIAYAFGTPPTDAEAIKVRHGCALGAIVGKDENVEVPSVGGRPPRSLQRQTLAEVIEPRYTELLNLVNDELLQLQEQLRQQGVKHHLAAGIVLTGGAAQIDGLAACAQRVFHTQVRIGQPMNITGLTDYAQEPYYSTAVGLLHYGKESHLGGEHEVEKRASVSNWFKRINSWLRKEF, via the coding sequence AAATCGGTACAGCAAAAGTGGCTGCGCTGGTAGGGGAAGTCCTGCCCGATGGCATGGTCAATATTATTGGCGTAGGCAGTTGCCCGTCACGCGGAATGGATAAAGGCGGCGTAAACGATCTGGAATCGGTCGTTAAGTGTGTTCAACGCGCGATTGATCAAGCGGAGTTAATGGCAGACTGTCAGATTTCTTCTGTGTATCTGGCGCTATCGGGAAAACACATCAGTTGCCAGAATGAAATAGGAATGGTGCCTATTTCAGAAGAAGAGGTGACGCAGGAAGACGTAGAAAGCGTGGTGCACACCGCTAAATCTGTGCGCGTGCGCGATGAACACCGCGTTCTCCATGTGATTCCGCAAGAATATGCGATCGATTATCAGGAAGGGATTAAAAACCCAGTTGGCTTATCCGGCGTGCGTATGCAGGCGAAAGTCCACCTGATAACCTGCCATAACGATATGGCGAAGAATATTGTTAAAGCCGTTGAACGCTGTGGTTTAAAGGTCGACCAACTGATTTTTGCGGGGCTGGCTTCCAGTTATGCGGTTCTGACAGAAGACGAGCGTGAACTGGGCGTGTGCGTCGTTGATATCGGTGGTGGCACAATGGATATCGCGGTCTATACCGGCGGTGCATTGCGGCACACGAAAGTGATTCCTTATGCAGGCAATGTGGTGACGAGCGATATTGCCTACGCGTTTGGCACGCCGCCGACGGATGCTGAAGCGATTAAGGTACGTCATGGTTGTGCATTAGGCGCGATCGTCGGCAAAGATGAGAATGTGGAGGTTCCGAGTGTTGGAGGACGTCCACCCCGCAGTCTGCAAAGACAGACACTGGCGGAAGTGATTGAACCACGTTACACCGAGCTATTGAACTTGGTGAACGATGAACTTTTACAGTTGCAGGAGCAGTTGCGTCAACAGGGCGTGAAACACCATCTGGCGGCAGGGATTGTGCTGACGGGTGGTGCTGCGCAAATAGACGGTCTGGCGGCTTGTGCGCAGCGTGTGTTCCATACACAGGTGCGTATTGGACAACCAATGAATATAACAGGGCTGACGGATTACGCCCAAGAGCCTTATTACTCAACGGCGGTTGGGTTACTGCATTACGGAAAAGAATCTCACCTGGGTGGTGAGCATGAAGTCGAAAAACGTGCCTCAGTGAGCAACTGGTTCAAGAGAATCAATAGCTGGTTGAGGAAAGAATTTTAA
- the secA gene encoding preprotein translocase subunit SecA, whose amino-acid sequence MVMNILTKIFGSRNDRTLRRMRKNVDVIGRLEPEMEKLSDEELQAKTLEFRVRLEKGETLENLLPEAFAVVRESSKRVFGMRHFDVQLLGGMVLNERCIAEMRTGEGKTLTATLPAYLNALTGRGVHVVTVNDYLAQRDAENNRPLFEFLGLSVGINLPGMPAPAKREAYAADITYGTNNEYGFDYLRDNMAFSPEDRVQRKLYYALVDEVDSILIDEARTPLIISGPAEDSSELYISVNKIIPHLIRQEKEDSDTFHGEGHFSVDEKARQVNLTERGLVLVEELLVKEGIMEEGESLYSPTNIMLMHHVTAALRAHVLFTLDVDYIVKDGEVIIVDEHTGRTMQGRRWSDGLHQAVEAKEKVAIQNENQTLASITFQNYFRLYEKLAGMTGTADTEAFEFSSIYKLDTIVVPTNRPMIRKDLPDLVYMTEQEKIDAIIEDIKDRSVKGQPILVGTISIEKSEVVSLALEKAGIKHNVLNAKFHAMEADIVAQAGQAGAVTIATNMAGRGTDIVLGGSWQTEVAHLENPDDGQIAEIKAAWKVRHDAVLAAGGLHIIGTERHESRRIDNQLRGRSGRQGDAGSSRFYLSMEDALMRIFASDRVSNMMRKLGMKPGEAIEHPWVTKAIANAQRKVESRNFDIRKQLLEYDDVASDQRRAIYTQRNELLDVSDISETITSIREDVFKATIDSYIPPQSLEEMWDSEGLEQRLKNDFDLDMPIKAWLDKEPELHEETLRERIFQQALEIYSRKEEVVGNEVMRNFEKGVMLQTLDSLWKEHLAAMDYLRQGIHLRGYAQKDPKQEYKRESFSMFAAMLESLKYEVISTLSKVQVRMPEEIEALELQRREEAERLAQQQQLSHQEEDSLNTGSPAHADRKIGRNDPCPCGSGKKYKQCHGRLQK is encoded by the coding sequence ATGGTCATGAATATCCTAACCAAAATTTTTGGTAGCCGTAACGATCGTACTCTACGCCGTATGCGTAAAAATGTTGATGTTATTGGTCGCTTAGAGCCAGAAATGGAAAAACTTTCAGATGAGGAACTGCAAGCGAAAACGCTGGAGTTCCGTGTTCGTCTGGAGAAAGGTGAAACGCTGGAAAACCTGCTGCCGGAAGCCTTCGCTGTGGTGCGTGAATCCAGTAAGCGTGTGTTTGGCATGCGTCATTTCGACGTGCAGCTTCTTGGCGGCATGGTGTTGAACGAGCGATGCATTGCGGAGATGCGTACTGGTGAAGGTAAAACGCTGACGGCAACCTTACCGGCGTACTTGAATGCGTTGACTGGCCGTGGCGTGCACGTGGTTACCGTGAACGATTATTTGGCACAGCGTGATGCCGAAAATAACCGTCCGCTATTTGAATTCCTTGGCCTGAGCGTCGGTATTAACCTGCCAGGTATGCCTGCTCCGGCGAAGCGTGAAGCCTATGCCGCAGATATTACCTACGGGACCAATAACGAATACGGTTTTGACTACCTGCGTGACAACATGGCGTTCAGCCCAGAGGATCGCGTACAGCGCAAACTGTACTACGCGCTGGTGGATGAAGTTGACTCGATCTTGATCGATGAAGCACGTACACCGCTGATCATTTCTGGTCCGGCTGAAGACAGCTCCGAGCTTTATATCAGCGTCAATAAAATTATCCCTCACCTGATCCGTCAGGAGAAGGAAGATTCGGATACCTTCCACGGTGAAGGCCACTTCTCTGTTGATGAGAAAGCACGTCAGGTTAACCTTACCGAACGCGGTCTGGTTCTGGTGGAAGAACTGCTGGTGAAAGAAGGCATTATGGAAGAGGGGGAATCGCTGTACTCCCCGACGAACATTATGCTGATGCACCATGTGACCGCTGCGCTGCGTGCGCACGTGCTGTTTACTCTCGATGTGGACTACATTGTGAAAGACGGTGAAGTTATCATCGTTGACGAACACACGGGTCGTACCATGCAGGGGCGTCGCTGGTCCGATGGTCTGCATCAGGCTGTGGAAGCGAAAGAGAAGGTGGCCATTCAGAATGAAAACCAGACGTTGGCTTCCATTACCTTCCAGAACTACTTCCGTCTGTACGAAAAACTGGCAGGTATGACGGGTACGGCAGATACCGAAGCGTTCGAATTCAGCTCCATCTATAAGCTGGATACGATTGTGGTGCCGACCAACCGTCCGATGATCCGTAAAGATTTGCCCGATCTGGTCTACATGACCGAACAGGAAAAAATCGATGCCATTATTGAAGATATCAAAGACCGTTCCGTAAAAGGCCAGCCGATTCTGGTCGGTACGATCTCCATTGAGAAATCAGAAGTGGTTTCTCTGGCGCTGGAGAAAGCAGGCATTAAACACAATGTGTTGAATGCGAAGTTCCACGCCATGGAAGCCGATATCGTTGCTCAGGCGGGTCAGGCTGGTGCCGTCACTATCGCAACCAACATGGCTGGTCGTGGTACGGACATCGTATTAGGCGGTAGTTGGCAAACAGAAGTGGCACATCTGGAAAACCCAGATGACGGGCAAATTGCAGAAATCAAAGCCGCCTGGAAAGTGCGTCATGATGCCGTATTGGCTGCGGGTGGTTTGCACATTATCGGTACAGAGCGCCATGAATCTCGTCGTATTGATAACCAGTTGCGTGGCCGTTCGGGCCGTCAGGGGGATGCGGGTTCATCACGTTTCTATCTGTCGATGGAAGATGCGCTGATGCGTATTTTTGCCTCCGATCGTGTTTCTAACATGATGCGTAAGCTGGGCATGAAACCGGGTGAAGCCATTGAGCACCCGTGGGTCACCAAGGCGATTGCTAACGCACAGCGTAAAGTGGAAAGCCGTAACTTTGATATTCGTAAACAACTGCTGGAATACGACGATGTAGCGAGCGATCAACGTCGTGCGATCTACACGCAGCGTAACGAACTGCTGGACGTGTCTGATATCAGTGAAACCATCACCAGTATTCGTGAGGATGTGTTTAAAGCGACTATCGATAGCTATATCCCGCCGCAGTCTCTGGAAGAGATGTGGGATTCGGAAGGATTGGAACAGCGCCTGAAGAACGATTTCGATCTGGATATGCCGATCAAGGCCTGGCTGGATAAAGAGCCTGAACTGCATGAAGAAACGCTGCGTGAGCGTATTTTCCAGCAGGCGCTTGAAATTTATTCTCGCAAAGAAGAAGTGGTTGGCAATGAAGTCATGCGCAACTTCGAGAAAGGTGTGATGTTGCAGACGCTAGATTCCTTGTGGAAAGAGCATCTGGCGGCAATGGATTATCTGCGTCAGGGAATCCATCTGCGTGGCTACGCGCAGAAAGATCCGAAGCAAGAATATAAGCGTGAATCATTCTCTATGTTTGCCGCGATGTTGGAATCACTGAAATATGAAGTGATCAGCACGCTGAGCAAAGTCCAGGTGAGAATGCCGGAAGAAATAGAAGCATTGGAGCTGCAACGCCGCGAAGAAGCTGAACGTTTGGCGCAGCAACAGCAACTGAGCCATCAGGAAGAAGATAGCCTGAATACCGGTTCTCCTGCTCATGCAGACCGTAAAATTGGGCGTAACGATCCTTGCCCGTGCGGTTCAGGCAAGAAGTATAAGCAGTGCCACGGTCGCTTACAGAAATAA
- the lpxC gene encoding UDP-3-O-acyl-N-acetylglucosamine deacetylase has translation MIKQRTLKRIVQATGVGLHTGKKVTLTMRPAPANTGVIYRRTDLNPPVDFPADAKSVRDTMLCTCLVNEHDVRISTVEHLNAALAGLGIDNIVIDVDAPEIPIMDGSASPFVYLLLDAGIEELNCAKKFVRIKQPVRVDDGDKWAEMKPFNGFSLDFTIDFNHPAIDAGNQRYRLDFSADAFVRQISRARTFGFMRDIEYLQSRGLCLGGSMDCAIVVDDYRVLNEDGLRFEDEFVRHKMLDAIGDLFMCGHNIIGAFSAFKSGHALNNKLLQAVLANQEAWEYVTFEDEAEMPLAFKAPSIVLA, from the coding sequence ATGATCAAACAACGTACATTAAAACGTATTGTTCAGGCGACTGGTGTCGGGTTACATACCGGCAAGAAGGTCACGTTGACCATGCGTCCTGCACCGGCAAATACCGGGGTCATCTATCGCCGCACAGACTTGAATCCCCCGGTTGATTTCCCGGCTGATGCAAAATCCGTGCGTGATACCATGCTCTGTACTTGCCTGGTTAATGAGCATGACGTGCGTATTTCTACGGTGGAGCATCTTAACGCTGCACTTGCAGGGTTGGGCATTGACAATATTGTCATTGATGTTGACGCACCGGAAATTCCAATTATGGATGGCAGCGCCAGTCCGTTCGTTTACCTGCTGTTAGATGCGGGTATCGAAGAACTGAACTGCGCCAAGAAATTTGTACGTATCAAACAACCCGTGCGCGTTGACGATGGCGACAAGTGGGCCGAAATGAAACCGTTTAACGGCTTCAGTCTGGATTTCACTATCGACTTCAACCACCCGGCGATTGATGCGGGCAACCAGCGCTATCGTTTGGATTTCTCTGCTGATGCGTTTGTTCGCCAGATCAGCCGTGCGCGTACCTTCGGCTTCATGCGCGATATCGAATACTTGCAGTCTCGTGGGTTGTGCCTGGGCGGCAGTATGGATTGTGCCATCGTCGTTGACGATTACCGCGTGCTGAACGAAGACGGTCTGCGTTTTGAAGATGAGTTTGTCCGCCATAAAATGCTGGATGCCATTGGTGACCTGTTTATGTGTGGTCATAACATCATCGGTGCGTTTTCTGCATTTAAATCCGGTCATGCGCTGAACAACAAACTGTTGCAGGCTGTGCTGGCAAATCAGGAAGCGTGGGAATACGTGACCTTTGAAGACGAAGCTGAAATGCCGCTGGCGTTTAAAGCACCGTCTATCGTGTTGGCGTAA
- a CDS encoding DUF721 domain-containing protein, with protein sequence MRDSRPQSLEFLFDSASMSGKGPLQDVQQRAIALLKLNRAVRGLLPAPLHPWCRVANYRQGLLILETANASWLMRLRYEQPALLSALRAQILPSLASIDIRINPTLAAKGHETVKNSDISVTGSADDKPLRQLSEQSAETLRTLAGNSPEKLRKILERLASLAGEGTSKTSRNKK encoded by the coding sequence ATGCGTGATAGCCGCCCACAATCACTGGAATTTCTGTTTGATAGCGCATCTATGTCGGGTAAAGGCCCGCTACAAGATGTGCAACAGCGCGCTATCGCCTTATTAAAACTCAACCGTGCCGTCCGCGGATTGCTGCCAGCACCGTTGCACCCATGGTGCCGCGTCGCTAATTACCGACAAGGCTTACTAATACTGGAAACCGCCAACGCCAGTTGGCTGATGCGGTTACGTTACGAACAACCTGCGCTGCTCTCTGCATTACGCGCACAAATACTACCATCATTGGCTTCAATCGACATCAGGATTAATCCAACGCTTGCCGCAAAAGGGCATGAAACCGTGAAAAATAGTGACATTTCAGTCACGGGGAGTGCCGACGACAAACCGTTGCGTCAGTTGAGTGAGCAAAGCGCGGAGACATTGAGGACGTTAGCAGGCAACAGCCCGGAAAAACTTAGAAAGATATTAGAACGACTGGCATCACTGGCCGGAGAGGGTACCAGTAAAACCAGTCGTAATAAGAAGTGA
- a CDS encoding GMP reductase encodes MRIEEDVKLGFKDVLIRPKRSTLKSRSEVELERQFTFLHAGGNWSGVPIIAANMDSVGTFSMAEVLASFDVLTAVHKHYSVEHWSQFVQRVPASVLRHVMVSTGTSDADFIKLKQILALSSELKFICIDVANGYSEHFVTFLQKAREACPDKVICAGNVVTGEMVEELILSGADIVKVGIGPGSVCTTRVKTGVGYPQLSAVIECADAAHGLGGQIVSDGGCAMPGDVAKAFGGGADFVMLGGMLAGHDECEGTIVEENGEKMMLFYGMSSTSAMERHVGGVAEYRAAEGKTVKLPLRGPVDNTVRDILGGLRSACTYVGASRLKELTKRTTFIRVAEQENRIFNG; translated from the coding sequence ATGCGCATTGAAGAAGATGTAAAGTTAGGCTTTAAAGACGTTCTCATCCGGCCAAAGCGTTCGACGCTGAAAAGCCGCTCCGAGGTTGAATTAGAACGTCAATTCACCTTTCTCCACGCCGGAGGCAACTGGTCCGGTGTACCGATTATCGCAGCCAATATGGATTCCGTAGGTACGTTTAGTATGGCGGAAGTCTTGGCCTCTTTTGATGTTCTGACGGCTGTCCATAAACACTACTCTGTCGAACACTGGTCTCAGTTTGTGCAACGTGTACCGGCATCGGTATTACGTCATGTTATGGTTTCGACCGGGACGTCTGATGCTGATTTCATCAAGTTAAAGCAGATTTTGGCGTTGTCGTCGGAGCTGAAATTTATCTGTATTGATGTAGCAAATGGCTATTCTGAGCACTTTGTGACATTCCTGCAAAAAGCACGTGAGGCCTGCCCAGATAAGGTTATCTGCGCGGGAAACGTCGTGACGGGCGAAATGGTGGAAGAACTTATTCTCTCCGGGGCAGATATCGTGAAAGTCGGCATTGGCCCCGGTTCTGTCTGTACTACACGCGTTAAGACGGGTGTAGGCTACCCCCAGCTTTCCGCCGTGATTGAATGTGCCGATGCGGCACATGGCCTTGGTGGGCAAATCGTGAGTGATGGCGGTTGTGCTATGCCGGGCGATGTAGCAAAAGCATTCGGCGGCGGTGCGGATTTCGTCATGTTGGGCGGCATGCTGGCAGGGCATGATGAATGTGAAGGCACCATCGTTGAAGAAAACGGTGAGAAAATGATGTTGTTCTACGGCATGAGTTCCACATCTGCGATGGAACGTCACGTCGGCGGTGTGGCGGAGTACCGTGCCGCAGAAGGAAAAACCGTGAAATTGCCACTACGCGGTCCGGTAGATAATACCGTCCGCGATATCCTTGGCGGCTTGCGATCGGCCTGTACCTATGTTGGCGCATCCCGCCTGAAGGAACTGACGAAGCGCACAACGTTTATCCGCGTGGCCGAACAGGAAAATCGTATTTTCAACGGATAG
- the coaE gene encoding dephospho-CoA kinase (Dephospho-CoA kinase (CoaE) performs the final step in coenzyme A biosynthesis.) has product MTYIVALTGGIGSGKSTVADEFAKLGATIVDADILARQVVEPGKPALDAIRIRFGDAVLNTDGSLNRTALRHRIFSSPDEKQWLNNLLHPLIHQETQAQFRAMSTPYILWVVPLLVENGLQRRAQRILVVDVDRDTQLERTLARDGISRQQAENILAAQVTREQRLAYADDIIDNSRCPNELAPQVAELHRHYLDLAASATDRMTKNE; this is encoded by the coding sequence ATGACATACATCGTAGCCTTAACCGGCGGTATCGGCAGCGGGAAAAGCACCGTCGCCGATGAATTTGCCAAATTAGGGGCCACTATCGTTGATGCGGATATCCTCGCACGACAGGTAGTTGAACCTGGGAAACCCGCGCTGGATGCCATCAGGATCCGGTTTGGCGATGCTGTGCTCAATACCGATGGTTCATTGAACCGTACCGCACTACGTCACCGAATTTTTTCCTCACCAGACGAGAAACAGTGGCTGAATAATTTGCTCCATCCTTTGATCCATCAGGAAACACAGGCCCAGTTTCGTGCCATGTCCACGCCGTACATTCTGTGGGTCGTCCCGCTACTGGTAGAGAATGGGTTACAACGGCGAGCACAGCGTATTCTGGTCGTTGATGTAGACAGAGACACACAGCTTGAACGCACACTGGCCCGCGATGGCATCAGTCGGCAACAAGCAGAAAACATACTGGCAGCACAGGTAACCCGAGAGCAGCGCCTGGCTTATGCCGATGATATTATTGATAACAGTCGTTGCCCAAACGAACTGGCTCCACAGGTTGCGGAATTACACCGCCATTATTTGGATCTAGCCGCCTCCGCAACCGACAGGATGACTAAGAATGAGTGA
- the yacG gene encoding DNA gyrase inhibitor YacG, translating into MTTEITTVKCPTCKQAVIWDENSTYRPFCSKRCQLIDLGEWADEEKRIPSDDMVSDSDDWSETR; encoded by the coding sequence ATGACAACAGAGATTACAACAGTGAAGTGTCCCACCTGCAAGCAGGCGGTCATCTGGGATGAGAACAGCACCTATCGCCCATTTTGCAGCAAACGTTGTCAACTCATCGATTTAGGTGAATGGGCTGACGAAGAAAAACGCATTCCGAGTGATGACATGGTTTCTGATAGTGATGACTGGAGCGAAACGCGCTAA
- the secM gene encoding secA translation cis-regulator SecM: MIGILNRWRQFGRRYFWPHLLLGMVAASLGLPTSLNDSQDIASLPNSSSSVSRQNNVSLSLTDLVALKEAHRRSSYSVDYWHQHAIRTVIRHLSFALTTPQTVNAQQADELEPHSLVLLDTLNALLTQDSQYPFVISPHAGRVTFYPQAHHQIGIWLAQIRGIRAGPSLLS, translated from the coding sequence GTGATTGGTATTCTAAATCGTTGGCGACAATTTGGCAGACGTTATTTCTGGCCGCATCTCTTATTAGGGATGGTCGCGGCGAGTCTCGGTCTGCCGACAAGCCTGAACGACTCACAGGATATTGCCTCACTCCCTAATTCAAGTTCCAGTGTTAGTCGCCAAAATAACGTATCGCTGAGCCTTACCGATTTGGTGGCGTTGAAGGAAGCGCATCGACGCTCGTCCTACAGCGTTGATTACTGGCATCAGCATGCGATACGTACTGTCATCCGTCACCTTTCTTTTGCATTGACGACGCCACAGACGGTTAATGCCCAACAGGCTGACGAACTGGAACCGCATTCTCTGGTTTTGCTGGATACGCTAAATGCGTTGCTGACGCAGGATTCCCAGTATCCCTTCGTGATCTCCCCCCATGCTGGGCGAGTCACTTTTTATCCTCAGGCACATCATCAAATCGGTATTTGGCTTGCCCAAATTCGTGGCATCCGTGCAGGACCCTCTCTTCTCAGTTGA
- the zapD gene encoding cell division protein ZapD codes for MSDASSTILFEYPLNEKTRTWLRIESLLQQLHQNHSLTDMGGALTFFRAIAELLDVLERGDVRTELLKELERQQQKLLQWSDVPGVDMERIHTLRRQLKDLAGTLMAAPRMGQFLREDRLIGMVRQRLGIPGGCCSFDLPTLHSWLHQPQTLREKLVYGWLSSLSPLKQALDMILELIRHSGTFRPQTSLNGFFQDNASDADLLRLRLEQTHQLYPQISGHKTRYAIRFLPLDSENGHIPPRLTFELACC; via the coding sequence ATGAGTGACGCCTCCTCAACCATTTTATTTGAATATCCGCTGAACGAAAAAACGCGTACCTGGTTGCGTATCGAATCATTATTGCAGCAGTTGCATCAAAACCATTCCCTGACCGATATGGGGGGTGCCCTGACATTTTTTCGTGCCATCGCCGAGCTGCTTGATGTGCTAGAACGTGGAGATGTGCGTACCGAGTTGCTGAAAGAACTGGAGCGCCAACAGCAAAAATTGCTGCAATGGAGTGATGTACCGGGCGTTGACATGGAGCGTATCCACACACTACGACGTCAGTTAAAAGATCTGGCCGGTACGCTGATGGCGGCACCGCGAATGGGGCAGTTTTTACGGGAAGATCGCCTGATTGGCATGGTTCGCCAGCGACTCGGTATTCCCGGCGGGTGCTGCAGTTTCGACTTGCCGACACTGCATAGCTGGCTGCACCAACCTCAGACGCTGCGTGAGAAATTGGTTTATGGCTGGCTTAGCTCCTTGTCGCCGCTCAAACAAGCATTGGATATGATCCTGGAACTGATCCGTCACTCCGGCACATTTCGCCCACAAACCAGCCTGAATGGCTTCTTTCAGGACAATGCCTCTGATGCAGACCTGCTACGTTTGCGTCTTGAACAGACACATCAACTCTATCCGCAAATATCCGGCCATAAGACACGCTATGCCATCCGTTTTCTACCATTGGATAGCGAAAACGGCCATATTCCCCCTCGTTTAACGTTTGAACTGGCCTGCTGTTAG
- the mutT gene encoding 8-oxo-dGTP diphosphatase MutT, with translation MTQKQLSVAVGIIRNAEQQYFIARRPDGVHMAGMWEFPGGKIEAGETPEQGLIRELFEETGIDASAPQPLNNKTFSTPERIITLHFFLVETWQGEPYGREGQESRWVSVEELREEEFPPANAEMIRWLKSF, from the coding sequence ATGACGCAAAAACAGTTATCCGTCGCAGTGGGGATCATCCGCAATGCGGAACAGCAATACTTCATTGCTCGTCGTCCTGATGGCGTTCATATGGCAGGGATGTGGGAGTTTCCTGGCGGTAAAATTGAAGCGGGCGAAACGCCAGAACAGGGGCTGATTCGTGAACTGTTTGAAGAAACGGGTATCGACGCTAGCGCACCACAGCCGTTAAACAACAAAACGTTTTCTACGCCAGAGAGGATCATCACGCTTCATTTCTTTCTGGTTGAAACGTGGCAAGGGGAACCCTATGGCCGAGAAGGTCAGGAATCTCGCTGGGTGAGCGTAGAAGAATTACGTGAGGAGGAATTTCCGCCAGCGAATGCGGAGATGATCCGCTGGCTGAAATCGTTTTAA